From Solanum stenotomum isolate F172 chromosome 2, ASM1918654v1, whole genome shotgun sequence:
GAGGACGAATCTGGGGCTCTATCCACTAAAAAACCTGTTGTAGTAGAGTCATatgatgaaattgtgtttgcGGAGCCTTCAGAATCTTTTTTTGCCCGTGTACAGAACCATCCAGCAGTCAATGTGCCTAGACTACCTCCTGGCCTAAATTTGCCTCCTCCTGTACCTATAGAAGATGTTGATCGAAGGAAACGTGGTGACACCAAAGATCATCCTCTAAGTCAATTGTTCACAAATTTTTCCGAAGCAGACGAATTGTTAAAACTTACAGCAGCTCGGCAGCAGGTGCAAGGTCATATCGCAAGATTGAGAAGACAGTTGAGCATGGTAGATGGTCAGCATCAACAATTGAAGCCTGCCTCTGATCTGTGAATGTGTATCATTGTTATATTTACAGTCGTCCATCCAATTTTACTCTGCAGACAGCCTTGACGAAAGTGACCATccagttttttcttcttcttaaaattgGGGCCGGGGAAGGGGATTACAAGGTGAGGAATCAAACCCTCACCAACAAGGTGAGAGTTCACGTAGCCAATCAACTGAGCCACTAAGATTTCCCTTCCcgcttttcttctccttttgcctttttttctttttctggttATCTTTAATAGCATCACAAGAAGAGATGCAATAGATTCATTTCTTAATAGATTGATACTGAGGTTAGTCCACTAATGGTGTTCTGTTACCATAATGAATACTTTTTTAATACTATTTCTGAATGAGAAATTCATATTAGCTCAAAGAGACATAATCAAGTTGCATAATTTTTCATGACAGTCATGGCTTATGTTTCTCGAGATTGTCTGGACAACATCTTTAAACATTTTGAGAtgtttatactatttttttgtaACTTAAATGTATGCCGGATTTTACTTTTGGCCAAATTACGTACTATTGTTGTGGTGAAGTCCTTGGACCACTTTTGTTCTTTCAAATTTGCCACACAAATTTCTTCCATTTTACGGCTAAAATCCAAGGCTGATGTGTTATTATTCATTCTAATTTTCTCTCTCCCAATTTTATGGCTGAAATTCATGTGTTGATAAACTCAATAAGTATGCCCGTATGAATTGCTAACATTGTAGTCCGGATTGTATTGTGATAGAGAATTGCTTATAACCCCAAAGAATATAGAAACAATAACTCTTTGAAAATAGTGATCTATTCATCTTTCTCGCCTCAGCCTTAATTTCTCTGTTATTCatctatatattatttctaacaTTCTATGTTGTGTGTCTCGTGCAAGGCTGTTTGGTTTGAGATGAGTAAAGTGCTAATTAGTTCTGGAGAACACATTAAGTAACATTTATAAAGTTTGTTATTGAAAACATATCTAAAGTTTATATGCAAAGGAAGGATAAAAGTTCATCCATAAGTAGATAATATGTAACTTGCTGTGTAATGTGTAATTTAGATATTGCTGTATTTTCCAAGAATCAGAAGTTCGAagttttttcttcctttctaaAATTACTACTCATGTGAACACAAGTCAAAATAGTTGTATCACTCTACCGAGGATATATAGATGTGATTGTGAGTTCATTCTGTGATCCTGATTTGTCTGCATCAAGTACCTCTCTTTCTGGGAAAAATCCTGGTTCTTTAGCTTCTGGCAGTCGACTTCCATGACTGTTACCCAACATCATAATGACAGAAGACATGTCTGGTCTATCTTCTGGACATTGTTGCACACATAATAGACCGACTTGGATTGACCTTAAAACTTGAGAAATATAGCAAGAACCAGCTAGTTGTTCATCAATTAGTTCCAAGGACCTATCTTCCTTGTAAAGCTTCCATGCCTGTTTGAGCGTTGATCAGAGATCGTTATAAGTTCCATGTATTGtatagaaagaaaatgagttatgtACGCCTAATAAAGACTAGATAAGTGTGCCTACATATCCGAGAAGGTTAAGGCTTTGATTTTGATCGAAAAAGCTTCTATTTTTCTTGCAACTCACAATCTCTAAAACCAAGACGCCAAAGCTAAACACATCAGATTTTACGGAGAAGGTCCCTTCTACTGCATATTCTGGGGACATGTAGCCGCTGTGCcaggaaaaaaaaacagaacatCAATCGAATTAAAGAAGCGAGATGTTAGATGAAAGTACTTTGTTTGATATTAGAGATTCTTACTGTGTCCCAACCACATGGCTTGTGTTTGCTCCCATCTCATTCCCTGCAACACTTCTAGCCAACCCAAAGTCTGATATCTTTGGATTCATTTCCATATCTAGCAAAATATTGCTTGCTTTAAGGTCTCTATGGATAATACGTAGTCGAGAATCTTGATGGAGATACAGTAAGCCACGTGCTATTCCATTTATGATGTCGAAACGCTTTGGCCAATCAAGTAATTTGCTCTTTGTTTGATCTATAAAATAAGTTTTCTAGTGAATTAGTTGTTTTTGTGAACATAATTTTGCCTAGTTCTAGATGTACATGTTATGACTAATATAACAAAGTTAAGTATATTAGTATAGCTTGTGTAGTAGGTGAGAAATCCAAACCAAATATGTATGAGTCCAAGCTTTTGTTAGACATGTATTCATAGATCAACATTTTTTCTTCCCCTTGAATGCAGCAACCAAGAAGTCTCACAAGATTTCGATGCTGAAGCTTGGAAATATAGATAACTTCGTTCTTGAATTCATCAAGTCCTTGCTTGGAAGTCCTTGACAGTCTCTTCACAGCCACTTCTTGTCCCTCTTCCAGGACCCCCTAGAAATGGCAACAGTATATCAAGAGAACATAGATTTTACAAAGACGGATATTGTAGAATGAAGATCATGTCTGATACACTAATTTAAGCAGAAACTGGTTACTGTTCCAACAAATTTCAGTGTATACCTTGTAAACTGGTCCAAATCCACCCTCTCCAATCTTGTTGTTCACCGAAAAGTTATCTGTGGCTCTTGTTATTGTCGACAATTGGAACAGTGGAAGCTCAAattcttctttgagttttagTTTGTTCTTTTTCCACTTGTACAGCAGAAGAATAAGGCCTAGCAGAACCATTGCCATCAATAGTGAGAAACTCACTGCGAGTATCTTTGCCGTCTTTCTTTTAGAACCTGCCTCAGATACTACAAGCAATTTTTTCTATCAGACACAACAAATCAAGACAGGTGCATTACATGGTCACCATGCATTGCGAAAATTTCTTAAACATAAGTTCTTACCTAGTTCTGAAGAAGCCATCCTGATGTAGATGTCCTGCCCTCCAGATATCTTTTTGATGTCAATCAACTCCCCAAACCAAAACAAGCAACCTCTGCCTCCATTCCTTATATCTAGACTCGAATAAGCTGTGCAAGAGCAGTTCCTCGAGCACACTTGCCTACAGTTATCTAGGGTCATGGTTGTATTGTACTGAGAGTACTTAGTATCTGGCAACTTAATTCCAGAATATTTTAGAAACACATGTTCCTTGTTGCAATCGAAAGGTTTCCTCCGAACACATCCTTTTGACCAATCTCCCTTTTCCCATTGTTGTGGATATTTCGCGACAAACTTTTCTAAACAAGTACAAACAGGGGAATGATCTATGTCACAGCTCCCATAGGCGCCACATACGCTATACGTATCACATGTGTTAGGAGGTAAACTGAGGTGAAGCCAAGTCTTGGTCTGATTCACCCACATGAGTCCTTGTATATAACCACTGCTAGTCAGGACTAGCCTTGGTAACATCAAACTGTCTATGAAGTAATAACTATAGGAAACCTCTTCCTTGTTGAAAACATACTGAATTCTATAAATGCTGCTTTGGTTTGGTGGTGGCACGCGATCACCACTCCAACGTAAACCATTCCATGGTCCTGAACTACCTATTACACTTGTGCCACGTTTGACGACAGTCTGTGGATATCCAGTAGGATCAATGTGAAGACTGATTTCCCCTGGAGTTGGATCACTTTCATTCTTCCATGCTGAAAGGTAAACATCTTGGCCAGTGTGAAAATTCTTGCCAAGCTTCATATTAGGCAAGAACGTATCGGTTGGAAAATTGAAGCTCTGCCAGAGGAATTTATCGGTGTTGTCATCATTTGCATCTTTTACAACAAGATTACCAGAATCTAAAAGTACTGCAACTGGATTTTGGACTGATCGTGAAGTGTTGGTGGACCATATCATTTCATTTTTGTCATTAAGAAGAGCGAGTATTCCCCGCTTGGTGACCTTCAAAACAACTGAAGATGTATTGGTGAGTGGTTTCTCTCTGTTGGCAACCCATACAACTGTTTGCATAGGAAGAATTTGCTTGTACCATATCCCGATATATCGATTTGAGGAACCACTGAGACTGAAAAATCCCATCTCAAAGGTTCCACCAGATGAAACAATAGTTTCACCATCTGTGATGTTGTGATTTGTAGTGATTACATTTGTTGTAGTAGAGATAATATTGGGTATAAAAGAGTAGAAAGACAGTAGAAAAAGTAGGAATAAACTAGCTTCCATTTGTAATTCTTAAGCCTTTAAAATTTTGTGCCTATGACAGTACCTTCTGTTTGATAAAATTTGATTATAACTTCtctgttatatatataaatgaaattgGCCTACATGTCACTGTGTAGGGTACGTTTGGGAAGTTAGCAAATTGTGTGTGGGATTCGATCAAGTAAttgacctgctctgataccaattgtttgGAAAGTTCAATCCAATACACTAGCTTATTAGGCGATCGAGAGCAATATAAGTGAGTAAACCTAATTGTCAGAATAATTAATGTGGCTCAAGTCCTTCTCTGATCTTCTAACTAATTAGTCGTACATACCTcttaaagaagagaagaaaatatcAAAGTTTATATACTACTATTTCAGTGCGACAATAGACCACTCGAGGACCATGTCAACCAACCCCACTCTTAAATTCATGTTTTGGAATTTATCAAACTGATCATTACAACGATGAGCTTTCACTCTTCGGAGATAATGATTTGTAGAGACGGATTCAACATTAAATGTTATGAGATCGTACTTACAATAatctcaaattaatatataatgatAACTCGGTTAATCAAGATGGGGCCTCAATTAGACATGCATGACCAAGATACATAATTTTTCGTGTGACTCCATTCTTATTTTTTCACCCACTTGAGGAGTAGTGATGTGAAGAGAATTAAGATGAAGGAATTTAATGGGATCTAACCATTTGACATATTCTAACCTAAGAAGAAGTCGTCCCTCCCTATGTTGAAAAATCGTGTTTAATTTCAGGCATTTTGACTGACCTAAGGATCCTCGACAAAAAAATACTGTAtatagtatatgtatatataaggtGATATAtctattttgaattttctaaaaaaagatTAGAGGTTGACTTAGTGGTTTAGGAGGTTCAATATTTACCTTGAAGTTCCAAGTTGAAAATTTTAGTCATGATTGAGGTGCGCGCAAAGCTAGCTCCGATATGATgattatactccctccattcacttttacttgtcacattttgacttgacacgctcattaagaaaataattaatgatataagtattttaccaaactattccctattaaatgatgttttagaaaatgatttggaaaataagtatttaatgctGAGGGTaaactatgaaaaaaaatatagtcttttcttgatatatcaaaagtgacaagtaaaaataaaaacttatttaaggaataagtgacaaataaaattgaacgaagggagggagtaatatatatgagtGAGTGAAGTGTATATAAGAAGTAGACATGTGTGTTTggaatttttgttcttcaaattttaaccaCTTCAGTCTTCAAGTGTTCAACATACATCAACGTCCAAATTTACTTCAAACAAACTCAATTATGTAACATCAGTTTTATATATCATAAAGAATAAACTTCAATCatcaatttattaaaataacaataaatttaagaaattcatttagcattcttttaatttttaatttcccGTGTAAATATGAATTTCAATCGTAGCATGActcaaaataaaaaggatacATGACCGAAGCATATTTCAAAATTGACTAAATTTTAGTTATGTGTTTAAAATTTGTATCAGTGAAGTGCAggtaaaaaatgacaaaaattacCGTCATATatgcttttaactttttttttggccaaattaaatttatttttttgattcttcaaatttcaatacTCAAACACACGATCGATCAACCTAAATCTACTTTAAGTAAGCTTCaattttaaacataaatttcatataCTATAATTAATCAACCCCAAtcattaatttatcaaaataacaaCTTTAACAAATCCattgtaataatatattattgtagGAAGTGgggatttaatttatttcttaaactatCCTTTTGCATCTGTATAAACTCTTTTGTAATGATATACTATTACAGAAATAGAATTATCATACTGATATGATTGAGCTTATAACTCTCTCCTTCTCTTTGTTCTCTATGATATTATCAAGGTCCATCATATATCTCCAACAAGTTAATTAATCATCATTTTATGCACTATATGGTGGCTTCGTGGATATGGAATATGTTCTTGTGTATTTTGAGAGATTTATCAGAGTGATTTTTAAGGCAAANTAAGTCCTTTTCTGATCTTCTAACTAATTAGTCGTACGTACCTcttaaagaagagaagaaaatgtcaaaaaaatttatatactaCTATTTCAATGTGACAGTAGACCACTCGAGGACTGTTGAAGTTATATCGAGGACCATGTCAACCAACCCCACTCTTAAATCCATGTTTTGGAATTCATCAAACTGATCATTACAACGATGAGCTATCACTCTTCAAAGATAGTGATTTGCAGAGACGGATTCAACATTAAAtgttatgaatatatatatatatatatatatatatatacacgcaTGTGACTAAAATTTCAGTTATGTATGTCTAAATTTTTCATGTATAACTGAAGTGCATGTAAGAAGTAGACATGTGTGTTTGCAatttttgttcttaaaattttaacCACTTCAAGTCTTCAACATACGACTCAACACTCAAATCTACTTCAAACAAACTCAAATATGTAACATCAGTTTCATATATCATAAAGAATGAACTTCAATTAATCAtcaatctatcaaaataataacaaattaaagaaatccATTTAGCatccttctatttttttttctgtgaATATGAATTCCAGTCATACATGACTCTAAAAAAAAGGGTCATACATGActagcatatttaaaaattgactAAATTTTAGTTACATGTCTAAAATTTTGTATCAGTGAAGTGGAGGTAAAAAATGACAAATCACCGTCATATatgcttttaactttttttctttgccaaatttatttttttgattcttCAAATTTCCATACTCAAACACACGATCAACACCTAAATCTACTTTAAGTAAACTTCaattttaaacataaatttctTATACTATAATTAATCAACCCCAAtcattaatttatcaaaataacaaCTTTAACAAATCCattgtaataatatattattgtagGAAGTGgggatttaatttatttcttaaactatCCTTTTGCATCTGTATAAACTC
This genomic window contains:
- the LOC125855529 gene encoding G-type lectin S-receptor-like serine/threonine-protein kinase At4g27290, which encodes MEASLFLLFLLSFYSFIPNIISTTTNVITTNHNITDGETIVSSGGTFEMGFFSLSGSSNRYIGIWYKQILPMQTVVWVANREKPLTNTSSVVLKVTKRGILALLNDKNEMIWSTNTSRSVQNPVAVLLDSGNLVVKDANDDNTDKFLWQSFNFPTDTFLPNMKLGKNFHTGQDVYLSAWKNESDPTPGEISLHIDPTGYPQTVVKRGTSVIGSSGPWNGLRWSGDRVPPPNQSSIYRIQYVFNKEEVSYSYYFIDSLMLPRLVLTSSGYIQGLMWVNQTKTWLHLSLPPNTCDTYSVCGAYGSCDIDHSPVCTCLEKFVAKYPQQWEKGDWSKGCVRRKPFDCNKEHVFLKYSGIKLPDTKYSQYNTTMTLDNCRQVCSRNCSCTAYSSLDIRNGGRGCLFWFGELIDIKKISGGQDIYIRMASSELVSEAGSKRKTAKILAVSFSLLMAMVLLGLILLLYKWKKNKLKLKEEFELPLFQLSTITRATDNFSVNNKIGEGGFGPVYKGVLEEGQEVAVKRLSRTSKQGLDEFKNEVIYISKLQHRNLVRLLGCCIQGEEKMLIYEYMSNKSLDSYIFDQTKSKLLDWPKRFDIINGIARGLLYLHQDSRLRIIHRDLKASNILLDMEMNPKISDFGLARSVAGNEMGANTSHVVGTHGYMSPEYAVEGTFSVKSDVFSFGVLVLEIVSCKKNRSFFDQNQSLNLLGYAWKLYKEDRSLELIDEQLAGSCYISQVLRSIQVGLLCVQQCPEDRPDMSSVIMMLGNSHGSRLPEAKEPGFFPEREVLDADKSGSQNELTITSIYPR